The nucleotide window TAAGAGATACCCAGAAAGTCCCTTCAGGGAAACGTAAGCGTGGTGAAACCAAACCAAGAAAAAACTTTCCTTGCCAACTGTGTGACAAGGCCTTTAACAGTGTTGAGAAATTAAAGGTCCACTCCTACTCTCACACAGGAGAGAGGCCCTACAAGTGCATACAACAAGACTGCACGAAAGCCTTTGTTTCTAAGTACAAATTACAAAGGTATTAAACtctatttgtctttcagattctaTTTTCTATTATGTTGGCCATTTGAAGCCATTGTAAACGTATATATTTGTATCCACATCTTTCCGCTGATTTGCAGAGAGAAATGTTAAGTAGATTAGACGTTGGCTAGTTTTAGCATTCTAAGTCACAGACTTTTATGTGTTagtgtttttggattttttttttttttaatgcaatgctTAATGAGAGTAGAATTTCCGTTTGTACAAAAAGAAATTGCAAGAAAAGGGTGTGGACATTAACGTGAGTATATTCAGCCTTGCTCGTTAACGTTTGTAATCGCTAAAAACCAGTGAAAACTAAAGTGGCGACTTAGATGGCTCCAGCTCTGCAGTGTTTAGGTGTGGTAACTACCCTCGTAGCAGATGCATATTAAGTTAAAAGAGTGTCCGAGCCGAGGGAAGTTCTGTGTTAGCCTAGCAGCTTAGCTTCCGTTTGAACAGTGAGGTCGGGCGGTTTTTGTCGTGATGCTGACAGAATATGTCTGTGTTCAAGGCACATGGCCACGCACTCTCCCGAGAAAACCCACAAGTGTAATTACTGTGAGAAAATGTTTCACCGGAAGGACCACCTGAAGAATCACCTGCACACACACGACCCCAACAAAGAGACGTTCACGTGCGAAGAGTGCGGCAAGAACTACAACACCAAGCTCGGGTTCAAGCGGCACCTGGCCTTGCACGCGGCCACGAGTGGCGACCTCACGTGCAAGGTCTGCCTGCAGACGTTCGAGAGCACGGGCGTGCTGCTGGAGCACCTGAAGTCCCACGCGGGCAAGTCGTCGGGGGGCGTGAAGGAGAAGAAGCACCAGTGCGAGCATTGCGACCGCCGCTTCTACACGCGCAAGGACGTGCGCAGACACATGGTGGTGCACACGGGAAGGAAGGACTTCCTCTGCCAGTACTGTGCACAGAGGTTCGGGCGCAAGGACCACCTGACGCGGCACATGAAGAAGAGTCACAACCAGGAACTCCGGAAGGTCAAGACGGAGCCCGTGGACTTCCTGGATCCCTTTACCTGCAACGTGTCCGTGCCCATCAAGGACGAGCTCCTCCCGGTGATGTCCTTGCCTTCCAGCGAACTGTTGTCGAAGCCGTTCACAAACACGCTGCAGCTGAACCTCTACAACACTCCCTTCCAGTCCATGCAGAGCCCGGGGTCTGCCCACCAGATGATCACAACTCTGCCCTTGGGCGTGACGTGCCCGATAGACATGGATGCTGTCCACCCCTCTCACCACCTTTCTTTCAAATACCCGTTCAGTTCTACCTCATATGCGATTTCCATCCCCGAAAAGGAACAGCCGCTGAAGGGGGAGATCGAGAGCTACCTGATGGAACTGCAAGGCAGCGTGCCCCCCTCTTCCCAGGACTCTCAAGCATCGTCGTCTAAACTAGCGTTGGAGCCGCAGATCGGGTCCCTGGATGACGGCACAGGGGACCTCTCCCTGTCCAAAAGCTCGATTTCCATCAGCGAGCCCCTGAACACAGCAGCGTTGGACTTTTCTCAGCTGTTTAATTTCATACCATTAAGCGGTCCCCCCTATAACCCCATATCGGTGGGGAGCCTTGGGGTGAGCTCTCCCCAGGAGGAGGCACATTCTTCTGTGGCTCAGCTCCCGCCACAAACCCAGGATCTTCCGGATCCTGCCAGCACCATAGGTCTGGGCTCTCTGCACTCACTGTCAGCAGCTTTCACCAGTAGTTTAAGCACAAGCACAACGCTGCCACGTTTCCATCAAGCTTTCCAGTAGGTTCCACGATGTGGATCCGTTACAGAAGTGTGTGTGTAGCCCTGCCTTAGGTgactattttaattttagtgCCTACTTTCAGACAGTATAAACATTTCTGCTTCTGTATAGTACCAGTTTTCATTAAGCCAGTATAAAATAGAAACTAGCTTTTTAAATGAGCTTTGGAACCATTTGTGTTCAGTTATGTTTACCTGGGTATTTTGTCCTGACTCACTGCCAACTGTCACATTTGAAGATGATTTCTCATATAGGAAAGCCATTATTAGTAGTAAAGTCTTACCAACCCCGTGTTCCAATTACTGTTAGatcttaaatttttcattttttgtccaGTAACAATGGCTCTACCTTTTGACATTTGGctcattaaaaaattttgcaGGAGagttaaattttctaaaatgtatatgaatgaCCTGAGAGTTGTAAAATTTTTACTAGCCTCTAAATGGATTAAGAATCAAAAGCTTCAAATGAATTAAGAATCCAGTCTGGGGACATGACATATGTTTCTTAGATAGACCATAATTTCAGGTCAGTATATTTTGAAGACTTGCTATCGTCTGGCTCAAATGTTTGCCGTCTTTATTGTGCacatataagaaaaacaaaaccgaAACACAAAGCACCAGTATCTGTAGCAAAAAGAGACCCCTAGTAAGGTGACACGGCACTCCACGTTACTTAAGAGTTGGCCTTAAATTAGTACACAGGATGTTTGCCACGTTTTATACTTCTTGCTCTCTTTCCGTTCGATTCATACTAATAGCGTATGGCATCAGAGTCTTCAGTCAGTCTCTAGATGGATCTCTTTCGTCTTTTCCACCTTACATGGCCAGAGGGTAGGTCAAGCACAGCCAGCAGTTTTCCTTGGATTGTCAGTGCACAGTCGGTCCAGAGTCCAGAGCCGTTGGGGAACACAGGTGTGTTTATCCctgcaggggatggggggaggggggtggggtggggaggggaggtgtctCCGCTTCTAGGGTGAGAGACCCTAGGCAGGGAGACGGATGTGAGACCTGCAGCtctgcctgggaacttgtctgggGATCACGTCCCCTGTCGCCAGGGTGGAAACGAGATCCCTTAGGAGTCTAGTCAAAGCACATCGCTTATGTCACTTCTTGCTGAATTTGAGGCAGTTCGTGGTCCCTAAGcaccaaaaacagaaaacaaaacaacagcccTGCTCCCATGGCATCTTTCTTATTCAGTGTTAATTCATCTTTCCTTGCTATTTTTGGACGGAGACTTTAAAGTTAAATGCATTCGAAAACTATTTGAGGAATGACCACAAAGTCTTAAGCGactaaaaatatatacagtaaaaCCCCACTTTTACACGTCCCTGGGAAATGGGAGGAACGTTGCAAATAAGTTGAATTtgtagagggaggg belongs to Balaenoptera ricei isolate mBalRic1 chromosome 17, mBalRic1.hap2, whole genome shotgun sequence and includes:
- the PLAG1 gene encoding zinc finger protein PLAG1 isoform X1; amino-acid sequence: MATVIPGDLSEVRDTQKVPSGKRKRGETKPRKNFPCQLCDKAFNSVEKLKVHSYSHTGERPYKCIQQDCTKAFVSKYKLQRHMATHSPEKTHKCNYCEKMFHRKDHLKNHLHTHDPNKETFTCEECGKNYNTKLGFKRHLALHAATSGDLTCKVCLQTFESTGVLLEHLKSHAGKSSGGVKEKKHQCEHCDRRFYTRKDVRRHMVVHTGRKDFLCQYCAQRFGRKDHLTRHMKKSHNQELRKVKTEPVDFLDPFTCNVSVPIKDELLPVMSLPSSELLSKPFTNTLQLNLYNTPFQSMQSPGSAHQMITTLPLGVTCPIDMDAVHPSHHLSFKYPFSSTSYAISIPEKEQPLKGEIESYLMELQGSVPPSSQDSQASSSKLALEPQIGSLDDGTGDLSLSKSSISISEPLNTAALDFSQLFNFIPLSGPPYNPISVGSLGVSSPQEEAHSSVAQLPPQTQDLPDPASTIGLGSLHSLSAAFTSSLSTSTTLPRFHQAFQ
- the PLAG1 gene encoding zinc finger protein PLAG1 isoform X2, producing the protein MATHSPEKTHKCNYCEKMFHRKDHLKNHLHTHDPNKETFTCEECGKNYNTKLGFKRHLALHAATSGDLTCKVCLQTFESTGVLLEHLKSHAGKSSGGVKEKKHQCEHCDRRFYTRKDVRRHMVVHTGRKDFLCQYCAQRFGRKDHLTRHMKKSHNQELRKVKTEPVDFLDPFTCNVSVPIKDELLPVMSLPSSELLSKPFTNTLQLNLYNTPFQSMQSPGSAHQMITTLPLGVTCPIDMDAVHPSHHLSFKYPFSSTSYAISIPEKEQPLKGEIESYLMELQGSVPPSSQDSQASSSKLALEPQIGSLDDGTGDLSLSKSSISISEPLNTAALDFSQLFNFIPLSGPPYNPISVGSLGVSSPQEEAHSSVAQLPPQTQDLPDPASTIGLGSLHSLSAAFTSSLSTSTTLPRFHQAFQ